A region of Lichenibacterium dinghuense DNA encodes the following proteins:
- a CDS encoding SDR family NAD(P)-dependent oxidoreductase: protein MDIDPAPHPLAGRVAAVTGGARGIGAACAARLAAAGARVAVLDLSPGDPPPDRFQRCDVSDEAAVGAAFAAVREALGPVNLLVNAAGITVRARALDMRAADFGRVIGVNLTGTFLCCREAARQMEGRGGAIVNVASIMGFSGGLFPNVAYNTSKGGVVNLTRALAVEWAPLNIRVNAVAPTYVETDLTRGLLADPDATARVLDAMPMRRLATANEVAEAVLFLLSPASAMTTGHTLPVDGGFLAV, encoded by the coding sequence ATGGACATCGATCCCGCACCCCACCCGCTCGCCGGCCGCGTGGCCGCCGTCACCGGCGGGGCGCGCGGGATCGGGGCGGCCTGCGCGGCGCGGCTCGCCGCGGCCGGCGCCCGCGTGGCCGTGCTGGACCTGTCGCCGGGCGACCCGCCGCCGGACCGCTTCCAGCGCTGCGACGTGTCCGACGAGGCGGCGGTCGGGGCCGCCTTCGCGGCCGTGCGCGAAGCGCTCGGGCCGGTCAACCTCCTCGTCAACGCCGCCGGCATCACGGTGCGCGCGCGCGCCCTCGACATGCGGGCGGCCGACTTCGGCCGGGTGATCGGGGTGAACCTGACCGGCACCTTCCTGTGCTGCCGCGAGGCGGCGCGGCAGATGGAGGGGCGCGGCGGCGCGATCGTCAACGTCGCATCCATCATGGGCTTTTCGGGCGGGCTGTTCCCCAACGTGGCCTACAACACCAGCAAGGGCGGCGTGGTGAACCTGACGCGCGCGCTGGCCGTGGAGTGGGCGCCGCTGAACATCCGGGTCAACGCCGTCGCGCCCACCTATGTCGAGACCGACCTCACGCGCGGTCTCCTGGCCGACCCGGACGCCACGGCGCGCGTGCTCGACGCCATGCCAATGCGGCGCCTCGCCACTGCGAACGAGGTCGCCGAGGCCGTGCTGTTCCTGCTCTCGCCCGCCTCCGCCATGACGACGGGCCACACCCTGCCGGTGGACGGTGGCTTCCTCGCCGTCTGA
- a CDS encoding uracil-DNA glycosylase has product MASSPSDPPALPERLRGTLADPAVLLARAAMRDAPHVAALGRFVDALRARYAAVPDVDPADGGAEARLLLLLETPGPGAEPLRFVSRDNPTGTAANIRRFTAEAGIARADTVIWNAVPWVIHAAGARNRAPRRGEVAAGIAELPGFLALLPRLAVAVLAGRVAAGARPILEAARPGLPVLEMPHPSPTIVCTSPAIPTRIRAALAEAATLLGRSPAGRP; this is encoded by the coding sequence GTGGCTTCCTCGCCGTCTGACCCGCCCGCGCTGCCCGAGCGGCTCCGCGGCACCCTGGCGGACCCGGCCGTGCTCCTCGCCCGCGCCGCGATGCGCGACGCGCCGCACGTCGCCGCGCTCGGCCGCTTCGTCGACGCCCTCCGGGCCCGCTACGCCGCGGTGCCCGATGTCGACCCCGCGGACGGCGGCGCCGAGGCCCGCCTCCTGCTGCTGCTGGAGACGCCCGGCCCCGGCGCCGAGCCGCTGCGCTTCGTGAGCCGCGACAACCCCACCGGCACGGCCGCCAACATCCGCCGCTTCACCGCCGAGGCCGGCATCGCGCGGGCCGACACGGTGATCTGGAACGCCGTGCCCTGGGTCATCCACGCCGCGGGCGCCCGCAACCGCGCGCCGCGGCGGGGCGAGGTCGCGGCAGGCATCGCCGAGCTGCCGGGCTTCCTGGCGCTGCTGCCCCGCCTCGCCGTCGCGGTGCTGGCGGGGCGCGTCGCGGCCGGCGCGCGGCCGATCCTGGAGGCGGCCCGGCCCGGCCTGCCCGTGCTGGAGATGCCGCATCCGAGCCCCACCATCGTCTGCACGAGCCCGGCCATCCCGACCCGCATCCGGGCGGCGCTGGCCGAGGCCGCGACGCTGCTGGGCAGAAGCCCCGCGGGGCGGCCCTGA
- a CDS encoding response regulator — protein MAAQILIADDDEIARDVMAAVLSDRGHAVTVAEDGALALATLRRARFDVAVLDYHLPFVDGATAARRICADGGPAAHTRFIGVTADPGGLELRDAEGIVFDAIVQKPLNLPAFVDAVEGCLSELRRAAAEREVLEAWRSHGFERRPRARFAAEPSHDNRLRLGRAFDLSRPGNPDVVLLTEDLRLGEIAELRTTGNLFALPMVDVAGRWGRLADASFDVEDRAAWDEVASVAQGFAARRAQLATRFLGAASLSDQLLAYIFVSGRDLVPLDLDADEWTPTYPGFFPVRRVRDVAEKLVHHGMLLRESLDEDQIFAPPRFTLTASALSSLTGAMPAVAPPRRARR, from the coding sequence ATGGCAGCGCAGATCCTGATCGCCGACGACGACGAGATCGCGCGCGACGTGATGGCGGCCGTGCTCAGCGACCGCGGCCACGCCGTGACGGTGGCGGAGGACGGCGCGCTGGCCCTGGCCACGCTGCGCCGCGCGCGCTTCGACGTGGCGGTGCTCGACTACCATCTGCCCTTCGTGGACGGCGCCACGGCGGCGCGGCGCATCTGCGCGGACGGCGGCCCCGCGGCCCACACAAGATTCATCGGCGTCACGGCTGACCCCGGCGGGCTGGAATTGCGCGACGCCGAGGGCATCGTCTTCGACGCCATCGTGCAGAAGCCGCTGAACCTGCCCGCCTTCGTCGACGCCGTCGAGGGCTGCCTGTCCGAACTGCGCCGCGCCGCGGCGGAGCGCGAGGTGCTGGAGGCGTGGCGGAGCCACGGCTTCGAGCGGCGCCCGCGCGCGCGCTTCGCCGCCGAGCCGTCGCACGACAACCGGCTCCGGCTCGGGCGCGCCTTCGACCTGTCGCGGCCGGGCAACCCGGACGTGGTGCTGCTGACCGAGGACCTGCGGCTCGGCGAGATCGCCGAACTGCGCACGACCGGCAACCTGTTCGCCCTGCCCATGGTGGACGTGGCGGGGCGCTGGGGCCGGCTCGCGGATGCCAGCTTCGACGTCGAGGACCGGGCGGCCTGGGACGAGGTCGCCAGCGTGGCCCAGGGCTTCGCGGCGCGGCGCGCGCAGCTCGCCACGCGTTTCCTGGGGGCGGCGTCGCTGTCGGACCAGCTCCTGGCCTACATCTTCGTCTCGGGACGCGACCTCGTGCCCCTCGACCTCGACGCCGATGAGTGGACGCCGACCTATCCGGGCTTCTTCCCCGTGCGCCGCGTGCGCGACGTGGCCGAGAAGCTGGTCCACCACGGGATGCTGCTGCGGGAAAGCCTGGACGAGGACCAGATCTTCGCGCCGCCGCGCTTCACGCTCACCGCCTCGGCGCTGTCCAGCCTCACGGGGGCGATGCCGGCCGTGGCGCCGCCTCGCCGCGCCAGGCGCTGA
- a CDS encoding RNA polymerase subunit sigma-70, whose product MATLREFEDALREQGMSMALAILASLKERDRARRSAVAPARRLTGQKMTPELARRILELHGTTGMTQQEIAFKVGVNQGRVNEVIKRGKWLSDDPNSEEAKARDKAKARIAAGPKSTAAARKPRVRVPVAEKAKARPAPAITAAPSGQLTFL is encoded by the coding sequence ATGGCGACGCTGAGGGAATTCGAGGACGCGCTGCGCGAGCAGGGGATGTCGATGGCGCTGGCCATCCTGGCAAGCCTCAAGGAGCGCGACCGCGCCCGCCGCTCCGCCGTGGCGCCGGCCCGTCGCCTCACCGGGCAGAAGATGACGCCGGAGCTCGCGCGACGCATCCTGGAGCTGCACGGCACGACCGGCATGACCCAGCAGGAGATCGCCTTCAAGGTCGGCGTCAACCAGGGCCGCGTCAACGAGGTCATCAAGCGCGGCAAGTGGCTGAGCGACGACCCGAACTCGGAGGAAGCCAAGGCGCGCGACAAGGCCAAGGCGCGCATCGCCGCCGGGCCGAAGTCCACCGCCGCGGCGCGCAAGCCGCGCGTGCGAGTCCCCGTGGCCGAGAAGGCCAAGGCGCGCCCCGCCCCGGCCATCACGGCGGCGCCGAGCGGGCAGCTCACCTTCCTGTGA
- a CDS encoding spore photoproduct lyase family protein, with amino-acid sequence MSDLRSLLAVDTIYLEPAVEGFPRGREILARFPDARRVPVESHWRIPELHGNAGLAEDWLRTKRTTLVLGVKKGMAMRPNGRSADFIAPSTSNGCAMACAYCYVPRRKGYANPISLFVNCDEVCSAIARHAKKLGAKPEPNQIDPADWVYDVGENGDLSVDALLSDNVRDLVAMFAATPHAKGSFATKAVNRDLLGYDPRGKTRVRFSLMPERVAKVVDVRTSPMAERIAAIDDFVRAGYEVHANFSPVILYPGWEADYRALFEAVDAALSAPAKRQLRAEIIMLTHNAALHEVNLRWHPKAEDWLWTPDIQETKTSEGGGVNLRYRTGWKGRWLARFRALLAEVMPYCGVRYAF; translated from the coding sequence ATGTCCGACCTCCGGTCTCTGCTCGCCGTCGACACGATCTATCTCGAGCCGGCCGTCGAGGGCTTCCCGCGCGGGCGCGAGATCCTGGCCCGCTTCCCCGACGCGCGACGCGTGCCGGTCGAGTCGCACTGGCGCATCCCCGAGCTCCACGGCAACGCGGGGCTGGCGGAGGACTGGCTGCGCACTAAGCGCACCACGCTGGTGCTCGGCGTGAAGAAGGGCATGGCCATGCGCCCCAACGGCCGCAGCGCCGACTTCATCGCGCCCTCGACCTCGAACGGCTGCGCCATGGCCTGCGCCTACTGCTACGTGCCGCGCCGCAAGGGCTACGCCAACCCGATCTCGCTCTTCGTGAACTGCGACGAGGTGTGTTCGGCGATCGCGCGCCACGCGAAGAAGCTCGGAGCCAAGCCCGAGCCGAACCAGATCGACCCCGCCGACTGGGTCTACGACGTCGGCGAGAACGGCGACCTGTCGGTCGACGCGCTGCTCAGCGACAACGTGCGCGACCTCGTGGCGATGTTCGCGGCCACGCCGCACGCCAAGGGCTCCTTCGCCACCAAGGCTGTGAACCGCGACCTGCTCGGCTACGACCCGCGCGGCAAGACGCGCGTGCGCTTCTCGCTGATGCCCGAGCGCGTCGCGAAGGTCGTCGACGTGCGCACGAGCCCGATGGCGGAGCGCATCGCCGCGATCGACGACTTCGTGCGCGCCGGTTACGAGGTCCACGCCAACTTCTCGCCCGTGATCCTGTACCCCGGCTGGGAGGCCGACTACCGCGCTCTGTTCGAGGCCGTGGACGCCGCGCTGTCCGCACCCGCGAAGCGCCAGCTCCGGGCCGAGATCATCATGCTCACCCACAATGCCGCGCTGCACGAGGTGAACCTGCGGTGGCACCCCAAGGCCGAGGACTGGCTCTGGACGCCCGACATCCAGGAAACCAAGACCAGCGAGGGCGGCGGCGTGAACCTCAGATACCGCACCGGCTGGAAAGGCCGCTGGCTCGCGCGCTTCCGGGCGCTGCTGGCGGAGGTCATGCCCTACTGCGGCGTGCGCTACGCCTTCTGA
- a CDS encoding DUF2934 domain-containing protein produces MDNRDEAAVRARAYQLWVESGYADGYQDQHWRQAEREVAERAATGEGEARAEAAPDDRAGHRPQSHSDGMSSHPSVLDPAPSRQRA; encoded by the coding sequence ATGGACAACAGGGACGAGGCCGCGGTCAGGGCCCGCGCCTATCAGCTTTGGGTGGAGAGCGGCTACGCCGACGGCTACCAGGACCAGCACTGGCGGCAGGCCGAGCGCGAGGTCGCCGAGCGCGCGGCGACGGGCGAGGGGGAGGCGCGGGCCGAAGCTGCGCCCGACGACCGCGCCGGACACCGGCCACAGTCCCACAGCGACGGCATGAGCTCGCACCCCTCGGTGCTCGACCCCGCCCCGAGCCGCCAGCGGGCCTGA
- a CDS encoding DUF4336 domain-containing protein encodes MPDPTDHFSDRPVPVDDGLWSVDAAPIHPLGLTLPVRMSVVRLADGGLLLYSPTQHSPTLQRAVEEIGPVRHLVAPNVAHWMFVRDWQRACPDAVTWGAPGLSRRAQVRAAGLRIDADLGDTAPPPWRGEIDQVLVTSGPFAEVAMFHRASRTLLVADLVVNVEPGEVPPVTRGVMEAAGMLAPDGRAPVHLRMLLKLNGRAVGEAAERLIALEPRRIVMCHGHPHEHDAADKLGGALDWFVGRSGPKPGVSPVAAGAVAAGLLIGAGLAVARGRAARR; translated from the coding sequence ATGCCCGACCCCACCGACCATTTCTCCGATCGCCCGGTGCCCGTCGACGACGGCCTGTGGTCCGTCGACGCCGCGCCCATCCACCCGCTCGGCCTGACCCTGCCGGTGCGGATGAGCGTGGTGCGGCTCGCGGACGGAGGCCTGCTGCTCTACTCGCCGACGCAGCATTCGCCCACCCTGCAGCGCGCGGTCGAGGAGATCGGCCCGGTCCGCCACCTCGTCGCGCCGAACGTCGCCCACTGGATGTTCGTGCGGGACTGGCAGCGCGCCTGCCCCGATGCGGTGACCTGGGGCGCGCCGGGGCTGAGCCGGCGGGCTCAGGTGCGGGCCGCGGGGCTGCGCATCGACGCGGACCTGGGCGACACCGCTCCCCCGCCCTGGCGCGGCGAGATCGACCAGGTGCTCGTGACCTCCGGCCCCTTCGCCGAAGTGGCGATGTTCCACCGCGCCAGCCGGACGCTGCTGGTGGCCGACCTCGTGGTCAACGTCGAGCCGGGCGAGGTGCCGCCGGTGACGCGCGGGGTCATGGAGGCGGCCGGCATGCTGGCGCCGGACGGCCGCGCGCCCGTGCACCTGCGCATGCTGCTCAAGCTCAACGGGCGCGCCGTGGGCGAGGCGGCGGAGCGGCTCATCGCCCTGGAGCCGCGGCGGATCGTGATGTGCCACGGCCACCCCCACGAGCACGACGCGGCGGACAAGCTCGGCGGAGCGCTGGACTGGTTCGTCGGCCGCTCGGGTCCGAAGCCGGGCGTCAGCCCGGTGGCGGCCGGGGCCGTCGCGGCGGGGCTGCTGATCGGCGCCGGTCTGGCCGTGGCACGGGGCCGGGCCGCCCGCCGCTGA
- the guaA gene encoding glutamine-hydrolyzing GMP synthase has protein sequence MTDLTAAGAPGAPASPEAAAHDKVLIVDFGSQVTQLIARRVREAGVYCEIVPFDKAEGALAAMSPKAVILSGGPASIPDEGSPKAAPAIFAAGLPVLGICYGQQAMAHALGGTVEGGHHREFGRADVEVSARSPLTDGLWEPGARHPVWMSHGDRITALPDGFHVVASSENAPFAVIADEARHYYGLMFHPEVVHTPDGARLIENFLFRVAGVKADWTMAAFREEAIARIREQVGTGRVICGLSGGVDSAVAAVLIHEAIGEQLTCVFVDHGLLRAGEAAEVVGLFRDHYNIPLVHADVSDMFLGELAGVTDPEQKRKTIGRLFIDVFDAEAKKLGGADFLAQGTLYPDVIESVSATGGPAVTIKSHHNVGGLPERMKMKLVEPLRALFKDEVRVLGRTLGLPPAFVGRHPFPGPGLAIRCPGEVTREKLDILRQADAIYLDEIRRAGLYDVIWQAFAVLLPVRTVGVMGDGRTYDQVCALRAVTSTDGMTADFFPFDMAFLGRAATRIINEVRGINRVVYDVTSKPPGTIEWE, from the coding sequence ATGACCGACCTGACCGCAGCGGGCGCCCCGGGGGCGCCGGCCTCCCCCGAGGCGGCGGCCCACGACAAGGTGCTGATCGTCGACTTCGGCAGCCAGGTGACGCAGCTCATCGCGCGGCGCGTGCGCGAGGCCGGCGTGTATTGCGAGATCGTGCCCTTCGACAAGGCGGAGGGCGCCCTCGCGGCGATGTCGCCCAAGGCCGTGATCCTGTCGGGCGGCCCGGCCTCCATCCCCGACGAGGGCTCGCCCAAGGCGGCGCCGGCGATCTTCGCCGCCGGGCTGCCGGTGCTCGGCATCTGCTACGGCCAGCAGGCCATGGCCCACGCGCTCGGCGGCACGGTCGAGGGCGGCCACCACCGCGAGTTCGGCCGCGCCGATGTCGAGGTGTCGGCGCGGAGCCCGCTCACCGACGGCCTGTGGGAGCCCGGCGCCCGCCACCCCGTGTGGATGAGCCACGGCGACCGCATCACGGCGCTGCCGGACGGCTTTCACGTCGTCGCGTCGAGCGAGAACGCGCCCTTCGCCGTCATCGCCGACGAGGCGCGCCACTATTACGGCCTCATGTTCCACCCCGAGGTGGTGCACACGCCGGACGGAGCGCGGCTGATCGAGAACTTCCTGTTCCGCGTGGCCGGCGTGAAGGCGGACTGGACCATGGCGGCCTTCCGCGAGGAGGCCATCGCGCGCATCCGCGAGCAGGTCGGCACGGGGCGGGTCATCTGCGGCCTGTCGGGCGGCGTCGATTCCGCGGTCGCGGCCGTGCTGATCCACGAGGCGATCGGCGAGCAGCTCACCTGCGTCTTCGTCGACCACGGCCTCCTGCGCGCCGGCGAGGCCGCGGAGGTCGTCGGCCTGTTCCGCGACCACTACAACATCCCGCTCGTGCACGCCGACGTGTCGGACATGTTCCTCGGCGAGCTCGCCGGCGTCACCGACCCGGAGCAGAAGCGCAAGACCATCGGCCGCCTGTTCATCGACGTCTTCGACGCCGAGGCCAAGAAGCTCGGCGGCGCCGACTTCCTGGCCCAGGGCACGCTCTACCCGGACGTCATCGAGAGCGTGTCGGCGACCGGCGGGCCCGCGGTGACGATCAAGTCGCACCACAACGTCGGCGGCCTGCCCGAGCGCATGAAGATGAAGCTCGTCGAGCCGCTGCGCGCCCTGTTCAAGGACGAGGTGCGCGTGCTCGGCCGCACGCTGGGCCTGCCGCCGGCCTTCGTGGGCCGCCATCCCTTCCCCGGCCCCGGCCTCGCCATCCGGTGCCCCGGCGAGGTGACGCGGGAGAAGCTCGACATCCTGCGCCAGGCGGACGCCATCTACCTCGACGAGATCCGCCGCGCCGGCCTCTACGACGTGATCTGGCAGGCCTTCGCGGTGCTGCTGCCGGTGCGGACCGTGGGCGTGATGGGCGACGGCCGCACCTACGACCAGGTCTGCGCCCTGCGGGCCGTGACCTCGACGGACGGCATGACGGCGGACTTCTTCCCCTTCGACATGGCGTTCCTGGGCCGCGCCGCGACCCGCATCATCAACGAGGTGCGCGGCATCAACCGCGTGGTCTACGACGTCACCAGCAAGCCGCCGGGCACGATCGAATGGGAGTGA
- the aat gene encoding leucyl/phenylalanyl-tRNA--protein transferase, with protein sequence MGPQRPTPTITPQILLRAYSMGLFPMAEGADDPSLFWMDPEVRGVFPLGGMVVSRSLAKTVRRDRLAVVVDRDFDAVIAACAEATAGRPDTWINAEIRSLYRRLFDMGYAHTVEAYDGDALVGGLYGVALGAAFFGESMFHRSTDASKVCLLHLAARLRLSGYHLLDTQFVTPHLATLGAIEVPRARYKKRLAEAVRRPGRVEAWDRAPLTGAAVLDILAPPG encoded by the coding sequence ATGGGACCCCAGCGACCGACCCCGACCATCACGCCGCAGATCCTGCTGCGCGCCTACAGCATGGGCCTGTTCCCCATGGCGGAGGGCGCCGACGACCCGTCGCTGTTCTGGATGGACCCCGAGGTCCGCGGCGTCTTCCCGCTCGGCGGCATGGTGGTGTCGCGCTCGCTCGCCAAGACGGTGCGGCGCGACCGCCTCGCCGTGGTGGTGGACCGCGACTTCGACGCCGTGATCGCGGCCTGCGCCGAGGCGACGGCGGGCCGACCCGACACCTGGATCAACGCGGAGATCCGCTCCCTCTACCGCCGCCTGTTCGACATGGGCTACGCCCACACGGTGGAGGCCTACGACGGGGATGCGCTGGTCGGCGGCCTCTACGGCGTGGCGCTCGGCGCCGCCTTCTTCGGCGAGTCGATGTTCCACCGCAGCACGGACGCCTCGAAGGTGTGCCTGCTGCACCTCGCGGCGCGGCTGCGCCTCAGCGGCTACCACCTGCTCGACACGCAGTTCGTCACGCCGCACCTCGCCACGCTCGGCGCCATCGAGGTGCCGCGCGCCCGCTACAAGAAGCGGCTCGCCGAGGCGGTGCGCCGGCCGGGGCGCGTCGAGGCCTGGGACAGGGCGCCCCTGACGGGCGCCGCCGTGCTGGACATCCTCGCTCCCCCGGGCTGA
- a CDS encoding DUF2155 domain-containing protein: MAVSRSITLGTALALASLLAAGPARADRIKNNTAVFSGLDKITGRIISFKATMGETVQFGSLQVTARACYTRPAKEAPLTDTFVEIDEVAADRALKRIFSGWMFAASPGLHGLEHPIYDIWLTNCEGPGDTVADPAQTADADGAAVASAPAAAAAAPDAAPATGATPAPAPPPVPEAPKPRSKRVARPAPPPRSDTVAEQRPEPRQRFFPTTQYPTAVPPDDAPLPREPAGLPSHDPRFR; the protein is encoded by the coding sequence TTGGCGGTTTCACGATCCATCACCCTCGGGACCGCCCTGGCCCTGGCGTCGCTGCTCGCCGCCGGCCCGGCCCGGGCCGACCGGATCAAGAACAACACGGCGGTGTTCTCCGGCCTCGACAAGATCACCGGGCGCATCATCTCGTTCAAGGCCACGATGGGCGAGACCGTGCAGTTCGGCTCGCTGCAGGTGACGGCGCGCGCCTGCTACACGCGACCCGCCAAGGAGGCGCCGCTGACCGACACCTTCGTCGAGATCGACGAGGTGGCGGCCGACCGCGCGCTCAAGCGCATCTTCTCGGGCTGGATGTTCGCGGCCAGCCCCGGCCTGCACGGGCTCGAACACCCGATCTACGACATCTGGCTGACGAACTGCGAGGGGCCGGGCGACACGGTGGCCGACCCGGCGCAGACGGCCGACGCCGACGGCGCGGCGGTGGCTTCCGCGCCGGCCGCCGCAGCGGCGGCCCCCGATGCCGCGCCCGCGACCGGCGCCACCCCGGCGCCCGCGCCGCCGCCGGTCCCGGAGGCGCCGAAGCCGCGGTCCAAGCGCGTCGCCCGCCCGGCGCCGCCGCCGCGCAGCGACACCGTCGCCGAGCAGCGGCCCGAGCCGCGCCAGCGCTTCTTCCCGACGACGCAGTATCCGACGGCGGTCCCGCCGGACGACGCGCCCCTCCCCCGCGAGCCCGCCGGGCTCCCGTCCCACGACCCCCGCTTCCGCTGA
- a CDS encoding NADH:ubiquinone oxidoreductase subunit NDUFA12 yields the protein MSYPAPPEERITWKTRFLRFATWWHGGTINTRFWTSRFGELVGHDEFGNAYYRTIGGKIDPALGFERRWVIYRGESEGSATPPGWYGWLHHQTDVPPTESDYVPRAWEKPYLPNMTGTPAAYRPPGSLLKDGTRPRTGGDYDAWTPG from the coding sequence TTGTCCTATCCGGCCCCGCCCGAAGAGCGCATCACCTGGAAGACGCGCTTCCTCCGCTTCGCGACCTGGTGGCACGGCGGCACGATCAACACGCGTTTTTGGACCAGCCGCTTCGGCGAGCTCGTCGGCCACGACGAGTTCGGCAATGCCTACTACCGGACCATCGGCGGCAAGATCGATCCGGCCCTCGGCTTCGAGCGCCGCTGGGTGATCTACCGCGGCGAGAGCGAAGGCTCGGCGACGCCGCCCGGCTGGTACGGCTGGCTCCACCACCAGACCGATGTGCCGCCGACCGAGTCCGACTACGTGCCGCGCGCCTGGGAGAAGCCCTACCTCCCCAACATGACCGGCACGCCCGCGGCCTACCGGCCGCCGGGCTCGCTGCTCAAGGACGGCACCCGCCCCCGCACCGGCGGCGACTACGACGCCTGGACGCCGGGCTAG